The genomic DNA AGGCGATCGCCCCGTAATTTTTCCACATTCAAATCATCAACAATTACCTCTCCTTGGGTTGGTAATTCTTGACCATATAATAATTTTAAAAAAGTTGATTTTCCAGAACCACTAGATCCTGTAACAAATACAAATTCTCCTTTTTTAATATTTAAACTGACATTGAGTAGGGTGTAAGAATTATTTGCATAAGCTTTAGTGACAGAACGTAATTCTACCCTTGAGCCTACAGGAATATCTTCTTTTTGACTATCCGGATCTTTTATGATGTTAACTGTTGACATCTACAGACATTCCTAGTTTCCAAGCATCCATTTCAGCAACCAGCACTATTAATACTTCTAGTAGTCAAACGATAAATAAAGGCCTTGAGGACAAACTCCGGTAAAGCCAACATTCGTCGCCAACGCCAAGGTTCTTGGTATAAACGGTATAGCCATTCTAAATTGTTATTTGCTAACCAACTGGGGGCGCGATTTTTACGTCCTGACCAAATATCAAAACTACCACCAACCCCTACCCAAATTGCTTGGGGACAAAGATGACGATTTTTAGCAATCCACAATTCTTGACGGGGAACTCCTAAACCAACAAAAATCACTTGTGGTTGCAACTGAGCTAAAGTTTGCTGTAGTAATTGTTCTTCTTCTGGGGAATGATATCCGGAGTGAGTACCTACTATATTTAAGTCTGGTATTTGCTGTTCCCAAAAAGCTGCTGCTGTTGCAGCTACTTCTGTCGCTCCTCCATAGAAAAATATTTTAGTATCAAGTTGATGTTGACCAATTTCTGCTAAGAAGTTTTCTGCTAATTCAATTCCTGGACAACGTTTTACTGCTTGTCTTAATAGATATCTCAAGTACAGAACCACCCCTGCACCATCTGGAATCACTAAATCGGCTTTTTGAATAACTGCGGCTAAGGATTCATTTCTTTCTGCTTGCATGGTCATTTCTGCATTCAGAGTGACTACATGAGTTCCTCTATTATGCTGGAGGCATTCTAGCAACCATTGAGAGTAGTTAGCCATCAGATGAACAGGTAAACCCAATACGGAAATTTTTACATCTGATTTATACATAGTATGTTCTTGATTTACCTCACACGGAATTCTATAGAAGCTTAGTCTATCAAATTTTTTCCCAGACGGATTGTCTATATCAGCTTACTTCCCACGGTATTTTTGTCCGCTACCAAAAATCTGTTCCCGTCATCACAACCAAACTATACCTAAGTGATATCAATAGTAAAAATTATCACTACAGTTAGTATAAATACATGAATTCTACTTTTCTGAAAATACTCCAAGTTTCGAATTATTTGGTTTAGGCTGGTAATGGGTAATTTAGAAAAATTTTTACCTGTCAAATATATTTTTGCATCTACTTTCTCACTTGTAATCTTTTTTATTCAAGAAACCTTTTAAATATGAGTAAAATTCGCGTTGTCTTGATTGAAGATCATGATCTCACCCGTTTGGGTATTCGGACTGCACTGTTACAAACACAAGAAATTGAAATAGTTGGGGAATCTGCCAATGCCACTCAAGGGCTAAAAATACTCAAAAATCTACGCCCAGATATTGCCATTGTGGATATTGTTTTACCAGGTAAAGATGGTATTGAGCTAACGAAAGAAGTAAAACGTATCACCGCCACTGAAAACTTAAAGACAAAAGTATTAATTTTAACTTTAGAAGATTCTAGGGATTCTGTACTAGCCGCTTTTGCCGCAGGTGCAGACTCCTATTGTATGAAAGACATTAATTTTAATAACTTATTGGAAGCTATACGGGTAACTCATCATGGCTATGCCTGGATTGACCCAGCGATCGCCAGGATTATCCTCCAACAAGTACA from Okeanomitos corallinicola TIOX110 includes the following:
- a CDS encoding WecB/TagA/CpsF family glycosyltransferase, yielding MYKSDVKISVLGLPVHLMANYSQWLLECLQHNRGTHVVTLNAEMTMQAERNESLAAVIQKADLVIPDGAGVVLYLRYLLRQAVKRCPGIELAENFLAEIGQHQLDTKIFFYGGATEVAATAAAFWEQQIPDLNIVGTHSGYHSPEEEQLLQQTLAQLQPQVIFVGLGVPRQELWIAKNRHLCPQAIWVGVGGSFDIWSGRKNRAPSWLANNNLEWLYRLYQEPWRWRRMLALPEFVLKAFIYRLTTRSINSAGC
- a CDS encoding response regulator transcription factor, giving the protein MSKIRVVLIEDHDLTRLGIRTALLQTQEIEIVGESANATQGLKILKNLRPDIAIVDIVLPGKDGIELTKEVKRITATENLKTKVLILTLEDSRDSVLAAFAAGADSYCMKDINFNNLLEAIRVTHHGYAWIDPAIARIILQQVQQNRHLADGKSSNRQSISNNLESDLTTRELEVLQLIADGCSNLIISQRLFITTGTVKTHVRNILNKLGADDRTQAAVIALRNGIVR